One Vicugna pacos chromosome X, VicPac4, whole genome shotgun sequence DNA window includes the following coding sequences:
- the MAGED2 gene encoding melanoma-associated antigen D2 codes for MSDTSQSGTGPTRVQTEASEKDSSLKTQTLLTVTQNLEVSETPKASKAPVVSKAVKVSNAAGVSKATEVSKATEAQEVTATQSSPTTKLTDTQVLAAERKSLAADTKMQNADPQAVTMPATETKKVSCVADTKVNTKALETEASASQAPGDEPEPEGAAAQAQENQDTRPKVKAKKARKVKHLNGEEDGSSDQSQASGTTGGRRISKALMASMARRASRGPIAFWARRASRTRLAAWARRALLSLRSPKARRGKARRRAAKLQSSQEPEAPPPRDVALLQGRANDLVKYLLVKDQTKIPIKRSDMLKDIIKEYTDVYPEIIERAGYSLEKVFGIQLKEIDKNDHLYILLSTLEPTDAGILGTTKDSPKLGLLMVLLSIIFMNGNRSSEAVIWEVLRKLGLRPGIHHSLFGDVKKLITDEFVKQKYLDYARVPNSNPPEYEFFWGLRSYYETSKMKVLKFACKVQKKDPKEWAAQYREAMEADMKAAAEAAAEAKARAEIRARMGIGLGSENAAGPCNWDEADIGPWAKARIQAGAEAKAKAQESGGASAGASAGSSFSASTSLTATLTFGLFSGLGGAGASTSGGSGACGFSYK; via the exons ATGTCTGACACAAGCCAGAGTGGTACGGGTCCAACCCGCGTCCAG ACTGAAGCTTCAGAAAAGGACAGCAGCTTGAAGACCCAGACCCTATTGACAGTGACCCAGAACTTGGAAGTCTCAGAGACACCGAAGGCCTCAAAGGCACCAGTGGTCTCAAAGGCTGTGAAGGTCTCAAATGCTGCAGGGGTCTCAAAGGCCACAGAGGTCTCAAAGGCCACAGAGGCTCAGGAGGTAACTGCCACTCAGTCCTCACCTACCACTAAGCTGACTGATACCCAGGTTCTGGCAGCTGAAAGGAAGAGTCTGGCAGCTGACACCAAGATGCAGAATGCTGACCCTCAGGCTGTGACAATGCCTGCTACTGAGACCAAAAAGGTCAGCTGTGTGGCTGATACAAAGGTCAATACAAAGGCCCTGGAGACTGAGGCTTCTGCCTCTCAGGCTCCGGGAGATGAACCTGAGCCTGAGGGTGCAGCTGCCCAGGCTCAGGAGAATCAGGATACTCGGCCCAAGGTCAAGGCCAAGAAAGCCCGAAAG GTGAAGCATCTGAATGGGGAAGAGGATGGCAGCAGTGATCAGAGTCAGGCTTCTGGAACCACAGGTGGCCGAAGGATCTCAAAGGCCCTAATGGCCTCAATGGCCCGCAGGGCTTCCAGGGGCCCCATAGCCTTTTGGGCCCGCAGGGCATCAAGGACTCGGTTGGCTGCCTGGGCCCGGAGAGCTTTGCTCTCTCTAAGGTCACCTAAGGCCCGGAGGGGCAAGGCTCGCCGCAGAGCCGCCAAGCTCCAGTCATCCCAAGAGCCTGAAGCACCACCACCTCGGGATGTGGCCCTTTTGCAAGGGAGG gCAAATGACTTGGTGAAATACCTGTTGGTGAAAGATCAGACGAAGATTCCCATCAAACGCTCAG ACATGCTGAAGGACATCATCAAAGAATACACTGATGTGTACCCTGAAATCATTGAACGAGCAGGCTATTCCTTGGAGAAG GTATTTGGGATCCAGTTAAAGGAAATTGATAAAAATGACCACTTATACATTCTTCTCAGCACCTTAGAGCCCACTGATGCAGGCATACTGGGAAC GACCAAGGACTCACCAAAACTGGGTCTTCTCATGGTGCTTCTTAGCATCATCTTCATGAATGGAAATCGGTCCAGTGAGG CTGTCATCTGGGAGGTGCTGCGCAAGCTGGGGCTGCGCCCCGG GATACATCACTCACTTTTTGGGGATGTGAAGAAGCTCATTACTGATGAATTTGTGAAGCAGAA GTACCTGGACTATGCCAGAGTCCCTAATAGCAATCCCCCTGAGTATGAGTTCTTCTGGGGCCTGCGCTCCTACTATGAGACCAGCAAGATGAAAGTCCTCAAGTTTGCCTGCAAG GTACAAAAGAAGGATCCCAAGGAATGGGCAGCTCAGTACCGAGAGGCAATGGAAGCAGATATGAAGGCTGCGGCTGAGGCTGCAGCTGAAGCCAAGGCAAGGGCTGAGATTAGAGCTCGAATGGGCATTGGGCTCGGCTCTGAGAACGCTGCTGGGCCCTGCAACTGGGATGAAGCTGACATTGGACCCTGGGCCAAAGCCCGGATCCAGGCGGGAGCCGAAGCTAAAGCCAAAGCCCAGGAGAGTGGTGGTGCCAGCGCTGGTGCCAGTGCTGGCAGCAGCTTCAGTGCCAGCACCAGCCTGACTGCCACCCTCACGTTCGGGCTCTTTTCGGGCCTTGGTGGAGCTGGTGCCAGCACCAGTGGCGGCTCTGGTGCCTGTGGTTTCTCCTACAAGTGA